One genomic window of Blastopirellula retiformator includes the following:
- a CDS encoding PSD1 and planctomycete cytochrome C domain-containing protein has translation MHPPAFVIRSSLWLSILALGLFSSQATIAADGEPTSAVSPDHAAEMKAGLALFKANVGKTLTASCLQCHGGESVKADFDLSTRDKLLESGYVEPGDAAGSYLLPLLRHEEEPHMPLRAEKLSDESIAAIAKWIDLGAPYDTPLVGEDSAAKGAGDQASDFWSLQPLDTIAPPATSSDWTKSPIDRFVLERLNEQGIVPNPTADRRTLIRRVYFDLIGLPPTLEEVAEFAADKDPQAYEKLIDRLLASPQYGERWARHWMDVARFAESFGYEQDTDRKHAYHYRDFLIQSLNEDLPYDQFVAWQLAGDEIAPENPLAQMATGFLGAGAFPTQLTEAEFEQARYDELDDVVATTGTAFLGLTIGCARCHDHKFDPISSHDYYRMASTFTTTIRSLAEIDVPTDGEAKPVTVQVNTEGGKKIPHLADSRGFPHFYTSTHFLTRGDVTQKGEVAEFGFPAVLTYGNSREHWQAEVTPGESALSYRRTALANWITDTETGAGGLLARVIVNRLWHHHFGRGIVSTPSDFGVQGDAPSHPKLLEWLAVDLVHNGWRLKRMHKQIMTSQTYMQASAASPEQLAADPQNGLLWRHTPRRLEAEAIRDAMLSVSGELDATMFGPGTLDEGMKRRSIYFFIKRSKLIPTMMLFDWPEHLVSIGSRSETTTAPQALSIMNSPQTRSYAESFAKSLPTGSLEERIVAAYQKAVQRDPTELELKTAIAFVVAQSKRDGKGGADGALVDLCQALFGLNEFIYID, from the coding sequence ATGCACCCGCCCGCTTTTGTTATCCGCAGCTCGCTCTGGCTATCGATCTTAGCGTTGGGCCTGTTTAGCAGTCAGGCGACGATCGCAGCAGACGGGGAGCCAACCAGTGCGGTTTCGCCCGACCATGCCGCCGAGATGAAGGCTGGACTCGCTCTCTTCAAAGCGAACGTAGGAAAGACGCTAACGGCCAGTTGTCTCCAGTGCCACGGCGGCGAAAGCGTCAAGGCCGACTTCGATCTATCAACCCGCGACAAGTTGCTAGAATCCGGCTATGTTGAGCCAGGCGACGCCGCCGGCAGTTACTTGCTGCCGCTGCTGCGTCATGAAGAAGAGCCGCACATGCCGCTGCGTGCCGAAAAACTCTCCGACGAATCGATCGCAGCCATCGCCAAATGGATTGACCTCGGGGCGCCGTACGATACGCCGCTAGTCGGCGAAGACTCCGCCGCGAAAGGGGCAGGGGATCAGGCGAGCGATTTCTGGTCGCTACAGCCGCTGGACACGATCGCTCCGCCGGCGACCTCATCCGACTGGACGAAGTCGCCGATCGATCGATTTGTGCTGGAGAGGTTAAACGAGCAAGGGATCGTCCCCAATCCAACGGCTGATCGCCGCACGCTGATTCGCCGCGTCTATTTTGACTTGATCGGGCTGCCGCCAACGCTGGAAGAGGTCGCTGAGTTCGCTGCCGACAAGGATCCGCAAGCTTACGAAAAACTGATCGATCGCTTGCTCGCTTCGCCCCAGTATGGCGAACGGTGGGCGCGGCACTGGATGGACGTCGCCCGTTTCGCCGAGTCGTTTGGTTACGAGCAAGACACCGACCGCAAGCACGCCTATCACTATCGCGACTTCTTGATTCAGTCGCTGAACGAGGATCTTCCTTACGATCAGTTTGTGGCGTGGCAATTGGCGGGGGACGAGATCGCTCCTGAAAACCCGCTGGCGCAGATGGCGACGGGGTTCTTGGGCGCCGGGGCGTTTCCGACGCAGTTGACCGAAGCGGAATTCGAACAGGCCCGCTATGACGAACTGGACGACGTCGTCGCCACGACCGGCACGGCGTTCCTTGGTTTGACGATCGGTTGCGCTCGCTGCCATGACCATAAATTTGATCCGATCTCATCGCACGACTATTACCGCATGGCCTCCACCTTCACGACGACCATTCGTAGTTTGGCGGAGATTGACGTGCCGACCGATGGAGAAGCGAAGCCGGTCACCGTACAGGTGAATACCGAAGGGGGAAAGAAGATTCCGCACCTGGCCGACAGTCGCGGCTTCCCTCATTTCTACACATCGACACACTTTCTGACTCGCGGCGACGTCACTCAGAAGGGTGAAGTCGCCGAGTTCGGTTTTCCGGCGGTGCTCACCTACGGGAATTCGCGCGAGCATTGGCAGGCGGAGGTAACGCCAGGCGAATCGGCTCTCAGCTATCGTCGCACGGCGCTGGCCAACTGGATTACGGACACCGAGACGGGCGCCGGCGGATTGTTGGCCCGCGTGATCGTCAATCGTTTGTGGCATCATCACTTCGGCCGCGGTATCGTCTCGACGCCGAGCGACTTTGGCGTCCAGGGAGACGCTCCCAGTCATCCCAAACTGCTCGAGTGGTTGGCGGTCGACCTGGTTCATAACGGCTGGCGACTGAAGCGGATGCACAAACAGATCATGACCAGCCAGACCTACATGCAAGCGAGCGCCGCATCGCCCGAGCAATTGGCGGCCGATCCGCAGAATGGGCTGCTGTGGCGGCATACGCCGAGAAGACTGGAAGCGGAGGCGATTCGCGACGCGATGCTGTCGGTCTCGGGAGAGTTGGATGCAACGATGTTCGGACCGGGGACGCTTGACGAAGGGATGAAGCGCCGCAGCATCTACTTCTTCATCAAACGGAGCAAGTTGATCCCGACCATGATGCTGTTCGACTGGCCGGAACACCTGGTCAGCATCGGCAGTCGCAGCGAAACGACGACGGCGCCGCAAGCGCTGTCGATCATGAATAGTCCGCAGACGCGGAGCTATGCCGAGAGCTTCGCGAAATCGCTGCCGACAGGCTCGCTGGAAGAGCGAATTGTCGCAGCCTACCAGAAGGCGGTTCAGCGCGATCCGACCGAACTAGAGCTGAAAACTGCCATTGCGTTCGTCGTCGCTCAGTCGAAGCGAGACGGAAAGGGTGGCGCAGACGGAGCTTTGGTTGACCTGTGCCAGGCGCTGTTTGGATTGAACGAATTCATCTACATCGACTAA
- a CDS encoding DUF1501 domain-containing protein, which produces MHDIHTLQTRRQWLARCGGGAGLLGLATLLQGEGLLAADTTALNPLAPKQSHFPAKAKRVIWIFVNGGPSQVDTWDYKPGLDKWAGKSLKEFDGTFENTTGFFQDKVGKLMPSPFKFTPRGESGKMVSEIFPKLGEHVDKMAFIHSGFTESNNHSPALFMMNTGMARMGFPGVGSWVTYGLGSENLDLPGFVVMSDPLNRGLPKGSAANWGAAFLPGVYQGTHLRPSGPPIDNLSRPETLSVGGQRAQLDLLKQLNQQHFAGRQAETELAARIESFELAYRMQSTAPDAIDISQEPEHITKLYGVDEKQCGHFAKQCLVARRMVERGVRFVQIYSGGMENQRSWDGHIDIKGNHSQFAGETDQPVAALLTDLAQRGLLDETLVIWCGEFGRLPIAQTGEKPGRDHNPHCFTAWMAGGGVKGGVSYGESDEVGYKAMVDKVHVNDLHATILHLLGMDHEKLTYKYNGRRFRLTDVAGEVLHPIIG; this is translated from the coding sequence ATGCACGACATTCATACGCTGCAAACCCGTCGCCAATGGTTGGCTCGCTGCGGCGGAGGCGCTGGTCTGTTGGGCCTGGCGACGCTTTTGCAGGGCGAGGGTTTGCTGGCGGCCGATACGACGGCTCTGAATCCGCTCGCGCCGAAGCAGTCGCATTTTCCCGCCAAGGCGAAGCGGGTGATCTGGATCTTCGTCAACGGCGGTCCCAGTCAGGTTGATACTTGGGACTACAAGCCGGGGCTCGACAAATGGGCCGGCAAGTCGCTGAAAGAATTTGACGGCACGTTTGAAAACACGACCGGGTTCTTCCAGGATAAGGTCGGCAAGCTGATGCCGTCGCCGTTCAAGTTCACGCCTCGCGGCGAGAGCGGCAAGATGGTCTCGGAGATCTTTCCGAAGCTGGGAGAGCATGTCGACAAGATGGCCTTCATCCATTCGGGCTTCACCGAGTCGAATAACCATAGCCCGGCCTTGTTCATGATGAACACCGGGATGGCGCGGATGGGATTTCCCGGCGTCGGGTCATGGGTGACCTACGGATTGGGGAGTGAGAACCTGGATCTGCCTGGCTTCGTCGTGATGAGCGATCCGCTGAACCGCGGCTTGCCTAAGGGGAGCGCCGCCAACTGGGGCGCTGCGTTCCTACCGGGCGTTTATCAGGGAACCCATTTGCGGCCGAGTGGTCCGCCGATTGATAACCTCTCGCGTCCCGAGACGCTGTCCGTTGGCGGCCAACGGGCCCAGCTGGATTTGCTCAAGCAGTTGAACCAACAGCACTTCGCGGGGCGCCAGGCCGAGACCGAACTGGCGGCGCGGATCGAGAGTTTTGAGCTTGCCTATCGGATGCAGTCGACCGCTCCGGACGCGATCGACATTTCGCAGGAACCGGAACATATCACCAAGCTATATGGCGTCGACGAAAAACAGTGCGGGCACTTCGCCAAGCAATGCCTGGTTGCGCGGCGGATGGTCGAGCGAGGCGTGCGGTTCGTGCAAATCTATTCCGGCGGAATGGAAAACCAACGAAGTTGGGACGGGCACATCGACATCAAAGGGAACCACAGTCAGTTTGCCGGAGAAACCGATCAGCCAGTTGCGGCGCTACTGACCGATCTCGCCCAGCGGGGGCTGTTGGACGAGACGCTGGTGATCTGGTGCGGCGAGTTCGGGCGATTGCCGATCGCCCAGACCGGCGAGAAGCCGGGCCGCGATCATAACCCGCATTGCTTTACGGCCTGGATGGCCGGCGGCGGCGTCAAAGGAGGCGTCAGCTACGGCGAGTCGGACGAAGTCGGCTACAAGGCGATGGTCGATAAGGTGCACGTCAACGACCTGCACGCAACGATCCTGCATTTATTGGGCATGGATCACGAGAAGCTGACCTACAAGTACAACGGTCGCCGCTTCCGACTAACCGACGTCGCCGGCGAAGTGCTGCATCCGATCATTGGTTGA
- a CDS encoding glycosyltransferase family protein, whose translation MAKIFYSMSGEGRGHAARVRTMVERLRPEHEMVLLAPDQAYDFLAPIYNDNAHTPNVEVRRLPGLRFYYTRGRLDLSKSIFRGLGFLARLNGFARDMAKTIRREEPNLVITDFEPILPKAASKTGVPVISLNHQDFLLAYDLSTLPKTLQWYAWMMSFVVKAHHVDHAETIVSSFFTSPLRPGWENVTQVGPLLRKELEEAQTSEQGYLLSYVRRSMPPEAIELLKGCDREVRVYGLGKQKDQGNLRFFDISEDGFVRDLAGCDAMVGAAGNQSLGEAIYLGKPVLALPEESHHEQMINSHFLRQMGVGDWSTIESFSKKHLASFMERLAQFRQNLNTFRGQINGNPSALAAIQKHLPA comes from the coding sequence GTGGCGAAAATATTTTACAGTATGTCGGGCGAAGGACGCGGCCATGCGGCCCGCGTTCGCACCATGGTCGAACGCCTTCGACCAGAGCACGAAATGGTGCTCCTCGCCCCAGATCAGGCGTACGACTTTCTCGCGCCGATCTACAACGACAACGCCCACACGCCCAACGTCGAGGTTCGTCGCCTTCCTGGGCTTCGGTTCTACTATACCCGCGGTCGTTTGGACCTGTCGAAATCGATCTTCCGCGGCCTCGGCTTTCTGGCCAGGCTGAACGGCTTCGCCCGCGATATGGCCAAGACGATTCGCCGCGAAGAGCCGAACCTGGTCATTACCGACTTCGAGCCGATCTTGCCCAAAGCGGCCAGTAAGACCGGCGTTCCGGTGATCAGCCTGAACCACCAAGACTTCCTGCTCGCCTACGATCTTTCGACTTTGCCGAAAACGCTCCAGTGGTATGCCTGGATGATGAGCTTCGTCGTCAAGGCGCACCACGTCGATCATGCCGAGACGATCGTTTCCTCTTTCTTCACCTCGCCGCTGCGTCCCGGCTGGGAGAACGTCACCCAGGTCGGTCCCCTGCTCCGCAAAGAGCTGGAAGAGGCGCAAACAAGCGAACAAGGTTACCTGCTGTCGTACGTCCGCCGCTCGATGCCGCCGGAAGCGATCGAACTGCTGAAAGGCTGCGACCGCGAAGTGCGAGTCTACGGCCTCGGCAAACAAAAAGATCAAGGCAATCTGCGGTTCTTCGACATCAGCGAAGATGGCTTCGTCCGCGACTTGGCTGGTTGCGACGCGATGGTTGGCGCCGCCGGCAATCAGTCGCTTGGCGAAGCGATCTATCTCGGCAAACCAGTCTTGGCGTTGCCGGAAGAATCGCATCACGAGCAAATGATCAATTCGCACTTTCTGCGGCAAATGGGCGTCGGCGACTGGTCGACGATCGAAAGCTTCTCGAAAAAGCATCTCGCCAGTTTCATGGAACGCCTGGCGCAGTTCCGTCAGAACTTGAACACGTTCCGGGGCCAAATCAACGGCAACCCGTCAGCCCTGGCGGCGATTCAAAAGCACTTGCCGGCGTAA
- a CDS encoding UDP-2,3-diacylglucosamine diphosphatase, which produces MNRQAMKTSRVRTLFISDVHLGCRYARVEPLLDLLNRHDPDYVYIVGDFIDGWRLRKRWHWEPIYNAILSRLFEMSEAGSKIRYAPGNHDDFLRDFHFNFGFVEISDEFIHACPRGRRFLVTHGDKFDQVETKAKWLSVLGSFAYDSLCWLNQRINDWRRYFKLRGLPLAAMVKKRVKAAVTFVSDFETNLVNHARDQNCQGVVCGHIHTPAMDQRGDVMYCNTGDWIENATALIEYEDGRLEIVDMQHAETAVSIDDSSEFVLEQGEILRNMLIGSEQAAPVSV; this is translated from the coding sequence ATGAATCGCCAAGCCATGAAGACCAGCCGCGTCCGCACGCTATTCATCAGCGACGTTCACCTCGGTTGTCGGTACGCACGCGTCGAGCCGCTGCTCGACCTGTTGAATCGGCACGATCCCGATTACGTCTATATCGTCGGCGATTTCATCGACGGCTGGCGGTTGCGTAAACGTTGGCATTGGGAGCCTATCTATAACGCCATCCTGAGTCGCCTGTTTGAAATGTCGGAGGCGGGCTCAAAGATCCGCTATGCTCCGGGCAATCACGACGACTTCTTACGCGATTTTCATTTCAATTTCGGCTTTGTCGAGATCTCCGACGAATTCATCCACGCTTGTCCCCGCGGCCGCCGCTTTCTGGTGACGCATGGCGACAAGTTCGATCAGGTCGAGACGAAAGCGAAGTGGCTCTCGGTCCTTGGTTCGTTCGCATACGACTCTTTGTGTTGGCTGAACCAGCGAATCAACGACTGGCGGCGCTATTTCAAGTTGCGGGGCCTGCCGCTAGCCGCGATGGTCAAAAAGCGGGTCAAAGCGGCGGTCACCTTCGTCAGCGACTTCGAGACCAACCTGGTCAATCATGCCCGCGACCAGAACTGCCAAGGGGTCGTCTGCGGCCATATCCATACGCCTGCGATGGATCAGCGGGGCGACGTCATGTATTGCAACACCGGCGACTGGATCGAAAACGCAACCGCGCTGATTGAGTATGAGGATGGGCGGCTGGAAATCGTTGATATGCAACACGCAGAAACCGCCGTTTCGATCGACGACTCCTCGGAGTTCGTATTAGAACAAGGGGAGATCCTGCGCAACATGTTGATCGGCTCAGAACAAGCGGCGCCCGTCAGCGTATAA
- a CDS encoding 3'-5' exoribonuclease YhaM family protein translates to MSRREIASLGENETIDEVYLVSSKQLRPNRQGNLYLQMQISDKSGQVNGMMWNANDHVYRKFEDGDYVRVQGTSQFYNGAMQIIVTSLDRVDPKDVDESHFVQLGGAEIDRLRGELAGMLRAMKNPHLRNLAECFLIDEEFMQRFCRAPAGVKNHHAYHGGLLEHVVNLMKVTQAIVPFYPQVDADLLLIGAFTHDLGKIDELSYDKGLSYSDEGQLIGHLVMGVSLIDQKAAEAEKLGGEAIPQELVLRVKHMVVSHHGKLEFGSPKVPMTLEALALNYLDTLDAHVISYGQLMKEDVNTDSPWTIYHSSIGRKLYKGEPSS, encoded by the coding sequence ATGTCGCGACGCGAAATCGCCAGTTTGGGCGAAAACGAAACAATCGACGAGGTCTATCTCGTTTCCAGCAAACAGCTTCGCCCCAATCGCCAAGGCAATCTTTATCTGCAGATGCAGATCAGTGATAAGTCGGGGCAGGTCAACGGCATGATGTGGAACGCCAATGACCACGTCTATCGCAAGTTTGAGGATGGCGATTACGTTCGAGTCCAGGGAACCTCGCAGTTCTACAACGGCGCGATGCAAATCATCGTCACCAGCCTGGACCGGGTCGACCCCAAGGATGTCGACGAATCCCACTTTGTGCAACTCGGCGGCGCCGAAATCGATCGCCTCCGCGGTGAGTTGGCTGGCATGCTGCGGGCCATGAAGAACCCGCACCTGCGAAACCTGGCCGAGTGCTTCCTGATCGACGAAGAGTTCATGCAGCGGTTTTGCCGCGCTCCGGCCGGCGTTAAAAACCACCACGCTTACCATGGCGGCCTGCTGGAACATGTCGTCAACCTGATGAAGGTGACCCAGGCAATCGTCCCGTTCTATCCGCAGGTCGACGCCGACCTGCTGCTGATCGGCGCGTTCACGCACGATCTGGGCAAGATCGACGAGTTGTCGTATGACAAAGGTTTGTCCTACAGCGACGAAGGCCAGTTGATCGGTCACCTGGTGATGGGCGTCAGCCTAATCGACCAGAAAGCGGCCGAGGCCGAAAAGCTCGGCGGCGAGGCGATTCCGCAAGAGCTGGTCCTGCGCGTCAAACACATGGTGGTCAGCCATCATGGCAAGCTTGAGTTCGGCAGTCCCAAGGTGCCGATGACGCTCGAAGCTTTGGCGCTTAACTATCTCGATACGCTCGACGCCCATGTGATCAGCTACGGTCAGTTAATGAAGGAAGACGTCAACACCGACAGCCCCTGGACGATCTACCATTCGTCGATCGGGCGAAAGCTCTACAAGGGAGAGCCGTCCAGCTAA
- the proS gene encoding proline--tRNA ligase, giving the protein MAKAPQNAISPTRADDYPEWYQQVIKAADLAEVSPVRGCMVIKPWGWSIWENMQSVLDGMFKETGHENAYFPLFIPMSYLEKEAEHVDGFAKECAVVTHHRLEPGPNGGLVPAGKLDEPLIVRPTSETIIGAMYAKWVQSYRDLPILINQWANVVRWELRTRMFLRTAEFLWQEGHTAHATAEEAIAETRQMLEVYADFAENYMAMPVIKGEKTSWERFPGASMTLSIEAMMQDRKALQAGTSHFLGQNFSKAQEIKFQSQEGTEEYAWTTSWGVSTRLVGGLIMTHSDDDGLICPPRLAPKHIVLLPIYRSDEERATVLAYVDQLNAELKRVQYHGAPIRVLVDDRDIRGGEKTWQHIKKGVPLRAEIGPRDVAGDSVFLARRDQSPKDKKGTPKAELVATITTLLDEIQANLYNRAKQLRDENSRTIDKLEDLVAYFTPKNSDRPEIHGGFAYCHCADDKAVEEELKKLKLTVRCIPIEGEDEPGQCIFTGQPTQRRAVIAKAY; this is encoded by the coding sequence ATGGCGAAGGCTCCCCAAAACGCGATTTCTCCGACGCGAGCCGATGATTATCCCGAGTGGTATCAGCAGGTGATCAAGGCGGCCGATCTGGCCGAAGTCTCGCCGGTTCGCGGCTGCATGGTGATTAAGCCGTGGGGATGGTCGATCTGGGAAAACATGCAGTCGGTCCTGGACGGCATGTTCAAAGAAACTGGCCACGAAAACGCCTACTTTCCGCTCTTTATCCCGATGAGCTACCTGGAAAAAGAGGCGGAGCATGTCGACGGTTTCGCCAAAGAATGCGCCGTCGTAACGCATCATCGCCTGGAGCCGGGCCCCAACGGCGGTTTAGTGCCGGCTGGTAAGTTGGATGAACCGCTCATCGTTCGCCCGACCAGCGAAACGATTATCGGGGCGATGTACGCGAAATGGGTCCAGTCGTATCGCGATCTGCCGATCTTGATCAATCAATGGGCCAACGTCGTCCGCTGGGAACTGCGGACCCGCATGTTCCTGCGAACCGCCGAGTTCCTGTGGCAAGAAGGGCACACCGCTCACGCGACCGCCGAAGAAGCGATCGCCGAAACCCGACAAATGCTGGAGGTCTACGCCGATTTCGCCGAGAACTACATGGCGATGCCGGTGATAAAGGGCGAAAAAACGTCTTGGGAGCGTTTCCCTGGCGCGTCGATGACGCTCAGCATCGAAGCGATGATGCAGGACCGCAAAGCGCTGCAGGCCGGTACGTCGCACTTCCTGGGGCAAAACTTCTCGAAGGCCCAGGAGATCAAGTTCCAGTCGCAGGAAGGGACCGAGGAATACGCCTGGACGACTTCGTGGGGCGTTTCGACTCGTCTGGTCGGCGGCTTGATTATGACTCACAGCGACGACGACGGGCTGATCTGCCCGCCGCGTCTGGCGCCGAAGCATATCGTGCTGCTGCCAATCTACCGCAGCGACGAAGAGCGAGCGACCGTCCTGGCGTACGTCGATCAATTGAACGCCGAACTGAAGAGAGTGCAGTATCACGGCGCTCCGATCCGCGTGCTGGTCGACGACCGCGACATCCGCGGCGGCGAAAAGACCTGGCAACATATCAAGAAGGGAGTGCCGTTACGTGCCGAAATCGGCCCGCGCGACGTCGCCGGCGACAGCGTCTTTCTGGCCCGCCGCGATCAGTCCCCCAAAGATAAGAAGGGAACGCCGAAAGCGGAGCTAGTCGCCACGATCACGACGCTGCTCGACGAAATCCAGGCCAATCTCTACAACCGGGCGAAGCAGTTGCGAGACGAAAACAGCCGCACGATCGACAAGCTGGAAGATCTGGTCGCCTATTTTACGCCGAAGAACAGCGACCGCCCCGAGATTCATGGCGGTTTCGCCTATTGCCACTGTGCCGACGACAAAGCGGTCGAAGAAGAGCTGAAGAAGCTGAAGCTGACGGTTCGCTGCATTCCGATCGAAGGAGAGGACGAACCGGGCCAATGCATCTTTACCGGCCAACCGACGCAGCGTCGGGCGGTGATCGCCAAGGCGTACTAG